From Nitrospinota bacterium:
TTCATGATTCGGTGCCCACAGGATACATCCGAAGCGGCGCGGGTCGATAAAATGTAAATAAACATCCGGCTCGAAATGGAAAATCGCGTGCGTGTGTTTCTCCACAGGTTCCAGGGACGGGTGCCGAACCACCCTCCCGCTCATCCCCAAATGTAAAAGCATGGCGCCTGTGGGGGCATGCACCAATAAATATTTTCCGCGGCGGGTGATGTCGGAAATAATTTTGCCCGTCAATTCCTCCAGCAGTTTCTGCTGCGGGATAGGAAAGCGGATGTCTTTGCGGAAAAATTTTAATTGCAGAAGGGTTTTGCTCTTTACCAGAGGGAGCAGGGCGCGTCTCAGGGTTTCAACTTCAGGAAGCTCAGGCATGGGCAGAAACCTTTAATTGGACTGCCTTGGATTCCTGATCATATCAGTCAGATGATTCCGGGGATTTTTTTTCTGGAGCTTTTGCGATCACGACCTTTGAAGGGTGGAGGATTCGACCGTTCAATTGATAGCCTTTAGAATATACTTCGGTGACGGTGTTTTCCTCATGTTCGTCCGATTCCACCTGGCACATGACTTCGTGCAGATTGGGGTCAAACGTTTTACCCAGGGCCTCTATGGGTTCCACATTTTGTTTTTCCAGAAAGGAATGAAATTGTTTCAGAATCATCTCTACGCCTTGTTGCAGGCTTTCGACTGTGGGGCTGGGAGCGGAAAGGGCGCGTTCCAGGTTGTCGTTGATGAGAGTCAGCTCTTTTAGCAGACGTTCGTTGGCGTACTGGGAAAAGTCCTCTTTTTCCTTGCGCAGTCTTTTTTTGAAATTTTCGGTTTCCGCTTTATAGCGTAGAAATTCATTTTTCAGTTCCGCAATTTCGTCTTCTTTTTTTTGCAGATTTTCATTCAGGATTTCAATAGGATCTTTTTCAGACTCCGTCACATCTTCATAATCATTTGCTTCTCCATTGATTTCTGATGGCGCTATTTCAGATTCCTGAATTTCTGAATCCAAATCCTGATCGGTGGGAAAGGTTTCTTTGTCTTTCATGATTCTATTTTAATACTCCAGATCTTTTTGCGATATTAAGTTTGAAACCGTTTTTGCGGTTTGATTTACGAGTGAGATAATTTTTTTATAGTCCATCCGTTTAGGGCCAAAAATGGCAAGCGCTCCCAATGTAGCGTCTCCCTTTTGATAATTTTGTGCAATCAAACTGCACGCTTCCATTTCTTCACCCAAAATTTCCTGTCCAATGAGGATCGTCATGCCATCGTGTTTGAGGCAATGATCCAAAAGACTGACCAGTTTGGATTTTTCTTCCAGAGCTTTTAGCAGGCCTTTGATTTTTTCCAGATCGGCTCTGAATTCAGGATGATCCAGTAAGTTTAAAGCCCCCTCCACGATGAGTGGGTTTTTTTCTAAATCTTCCGCAAAAAGCTTACTGGAAAGATCCACGGCTTTCTTTGTCAACTGGTCATAATGTTCCCGCTCATTTTTCAAACGATAAATAAGCTCCACGCGGATAGCCTGGATCGATTTCCCACTGAACTCCTTATTGAGATAATGAGAGATAGAAGTCAGTTGCTCCTGCGTTGTCTCATTTTCCAGAGGAATAATCTTGTTTTGCAGAATTCCAAGGTCAGAGTAGAACACAGCAAGGGCTTTATCGGACGCTACTTTGATAAACTCGATCTGTTTGAACAGCGTGTGAGAGAAAGGCGGGAGCATGACCAGCCCCGTTTGATTCGAATTTTTGGAAAGCATTTCGCACGCGGTTTCTAAAACCTCCTGAAGATTGTGACTTCCCGTTCCATAATCATCGGTCTGACCATCGACTTCTTTTAAAAAGTTTTGTGGGTTGAGGAGGTGATTCACATAAAATTGATAGCCTTGGTCCGTTGGGATGCGGCCTGAGGACGTGTGGGGTTGATGCAGATATCCCAACTCTTCCAAATCCGACATCGCATTGCGGATGGTTGCGGCGCTCAATTTTTCAGGATGTTTTTTTGAGATGCTTCGGGAGCCTACCGGTTCCGCATTTTGGATGTAATCGTTGACCACTTCCAATAGCACCGATCTCCTTCTGGCATCCAACTGAAAATTACCCATGGGTTGATTGGTGAATTCACCTGAAGGATTGATTACTAAACCTTTTATTTAAATAAATTAGCAGTCAAGGGGGGTAATGTCAACAACAAGCAAGTTTCATCAAATCATCCTAACCAGATAAGGAATCACTGATTTCATTGAGGTTAAGCAAGTTCATGCTTCTGCTTAAGGGGAGATGAAGTTGGGGCGGGTAAAGAAATGGTGAAAATGGTTCCCTGGGAGGGTTTGCTTTTGACGGTAATTTCCCCACCGTGCTGGGTTGCAATTTTCTGGCAAATAGCGAGACCCATTCCCGTCCCTTCATATTGATCGTTTGTGTGCAGACGCTCAAAGGGCTTGAAAATTTTATGCGTATATTTTTCATCAAAACCGATTCCATTGTCCTCAACAGAGATCCGATAAAATCCACCCGTTTTCGAAGAACACCTTATTTTGATAACGGGAGGAACATCTGTTTTATGGTACTTGAGAGCGTTTGAGATCAGGTTTTGAAACAGTTGGCGCATTTGAAAATTATCCCCGCTGATGATGGGCAAACGCCCCATAAAAACCTTTCCCTGGCTTTTTTTGATCATTAAATCAAGGTCTTCCACGACTTGGGGGACCAGCTTATTCAGGTCAATCGGCGCCAATTTTTTTGTTTTAGCGGCTACCTTGGAAAACGCGAGGAGGTCATCAATAAACCGTCGCATTCGCTCAGCGGATTTTTGCATTCGTTTCAAGGTTTCCGGGCCTTGTGGGTCCTGATTGGAAATTTGCGTTTCCAAACGGTCTCCAAAAATTATGATTTTGCGAAGCGGTTCCTGAAGATCATGAGAGGCAATGGCGGCGAAATCCTGCAACTCTATATTGCTGCGCTCCAGTTCAACAGCGTAGGTTTTAAGCTTAGTTTCTGCCGTTTTACGTTCGGTGATATCCTTCACGGTCCCTATGAACCGGATTTTGCCTGAAACAGTAATTTCCCGGACGGATAATTCCAGGTCAAAAATAGACCCGTTTTTGCGCATGCCCGGGACTTCCCGGTTGAGTTCAAGGATCCTTGCCTGTCCTGTGGACAAATACCGTTGCAGGTATCCGTCATGGTCGGACCGGTAGGGCTCCGGCATCAGGAATTTTATGTTGCGACCGAGCACCTCCGAAACTTGATAGCCAAAGATTTTCTCCGCCGCCGGGTTGAAGGTTTCGATCGAGCCCAACTCATCAATGGTGATGATGGCGTCGCCGGCGTTGTTCATCATTGCGCGGAAACGGATTTCACTTTCAGTTATTTTTTGCAGAGCCGCTTGGCGGTCACTTTCTGTGTGAACCTGGCGGATATGAAATAAAAAGGCGGAAAAAGTGGAAAGCGCGAAAAGCCCGAATATTAAAACAAACCAGTAGTTCATGGTTTGCAAAGGCGAAAATGCCTCGTCCACATCCATTTCCGTGGTCACTCCAAAAAAGTGATCCGGAAGCCAGGTCCAGGCGCCTACCACCAGCCCTCCCCGGTAATCGGTGTATCCGTCCACATTGACCCCCGTTTCTCCCTGTGTTGCGCTTGCGGCCATGAGCGTCAGCGGTTGTTGCGAGCGAGGAAGGGTAGGGCGGAAACCTTCCATCATGTTCCCGCCGGGGTTGCGGATTTGCATTTGCAGAATGGCGCGGTTCTCGGGTTGGTTCGGGAGAAGTCCCGCCTTTTTCAGTTGCGGGATGAATCGGCTGTCTGAGAGCATGAGACCATCGCCGTTAAAGGCATAGGTTTCTCCTGTTTGTCCCCAACGGCTGATTTCCAACATACGGGTGAAGGCGATCTCCGGGCGAATACGAAATGACAACACCCCGACGATTTCCCCGGCAGGGTTGCGGATAGGGGTGGAAGCAAACATGGTGGGCCAGTTTTTCCGCCAGATGCCATGAATGTCCGGCAAGTCAACCTCACCTGCAAGCGGATGAGAGACAACCGTGTCTCCTTGCAGGGAGCGGTAGAAAAAATCAGACCGTTCGATCAATTAACGCTTGCCGAGGGGCGCATCCAAAAGAGCTCCAACCTGAAAACCCGTGCTGTCCAATAGAACGAACCCTATAAAACCGTATTTTTTGCATGCGGCGCCAAGGTGCTCTCTTAGCCAAATGAGTTCCTGAGTTTCTCTTAAAAACTCTGGTTTCAAATCCTCATGTCTGGCAAGTTCGATTAAGGAAAGTATTTTTTTCCGGATTTCGGGTTGCGCCGCCAAAACCTGGGCATCCAGTTTTTTATCTTCTACCCAGATTTTTAAGGCTTCTACGTTAGCGAAAAGGGTTGTCTGAAGCTGTGCGGCGAGATTCCTTTTCATCTCCTTCTCGACAGCCGCCAGCCCAAACCAGCCAATGGCGGCAAGGAGGAAGATAGTGGCAAAGGATAAGCGGACATTGGGCGAAAGCAGGAGGGATAACCTTTCACCCCAGTGTTTTGATTGAGTTTTTAAAGCCAATTCTCGAGGATTGCTGCTATTTACCTCATTTACCATTCGATTCCTTTAAAAACGAGTCTGCAGGTTTATAGTTTTTTGGCAAGAAAAATCATGAGCATTGGCACTGACTGGCTAGGTTTCAATAAGTTACATCATTTAGAACTGTAAAAAATAATGAGTGAGCAAATAATACAGCGGTTTGTTTATTATGGGCATCTCTAAAAATAGACTAAATGTTCCTAATCGTTAATTTAAGGAGATGGCTTTGTTTTAGTGGGACAGGCAACCTACCCTTAAATTTAAGGATAGGTCGCCCGTGCCACCGATATAAGAAATCTTGTGCAATGTTCGATTTCCCGTAATAAACTAATTTTTAGAGGTGTCCTTATTCTTTTTGGTTGGAAATATTGAGAACGGGTCAGTACGATAAAACTAACTCATTGAAACACAATACATTTCCCGTAACAATCGTGCCAAATGTGAAAAAAATGTAGCATTAAGTACTACAATGGGAGGGATTGGGAATGAAGGAGCAGATTAGTTAATAAGACCGCTCTTTATGGCGTAATAGGCCAGTTGGGAATTATTGCTCAATTTCATCTTTTCCAGGATCCGGCCTCTATAGGTGCTGATGGTGGGGACGCTCAGGGAAAGTTCTGTAGCGATTTCCGATACAGTTTTTCCCGACGCGATCATGCAGAACACCTGGTATTCTCTATCTGAAAGGGACTGATGAAGAGGTTTTTCCGAGTCAAAGTCAAGGTCGCAAGCCAACTTCTCTGCGAGAGCGGGGCTAACGTACTTCCTTCCCTCGGCTACTTTCCGGATAGTTTCGATCAACTGCTTTTTTGAGCAGGTTTTAGGCAAAAAACCTGCCGCGCCTGCCTTTAAACACCTTAAGGCGTACTGGTCCTCGGGTAAGCTACTGAATATTAAAACGGGAAGGTCCGGCCGTTCCGACCGAATTGTTTTAAGGACATCCAAACCGCCGAAGCCGGACATGCTGATATCGAATAAGACCATATTAAATTTGGTTTCACCGACTTTTTTCAGTAAGTCGGGTACGTTTGTTACTTCTTCTTCGATCGTTATATCGGGGGTGTGCTCAAAGACACATTGTATTCCCTGGCACGCTATTGGATGCTCATCGGCAAGAAGGACTTTGATGTTTTTTGTTTCTGTTGTGAGCATGTTCTTTTCAGACGAGCACTACACTCGCTGGCCTCCGTTTATTCAAGTTAAGCCAACGTCAAAAATTTTCTTCTCCTGATAGGAGAGATCGATTCGGAGAGGCTAAAATTCCATTTTAAAAATAATTGGTTTTTATTGTTTGGAACTCAGAGTTTGGAAATAATAAATAAAGACTGACTCCAAGGGGTGCCATCTCTTGACGGGCAAAGCGGATGGAGGAAACCAACATTGCATCAATCAACAAAATGAGTGCCATTATGATGGCTGAACCTGAAAAACAACAATCATCTTTATAATGATTTTTTTGTAGGAGTTATGACTACAATTCAGGATGCCTGTAGGTAGAAAGGAAGGAATGATTTATTTTTCAATGATTTGAGTTCCCACTCCTTTTTCGGTGAATAATTCCAAAAGCAGAGAATGTTTAATACGTCCATCAATGATATGGGTTTTAGTTACCCCTCCTTGCAACGCCTCCAGACAGCAGTTGACCTTGGGGAGCATGCCGTCACGAATGACGTTGGTCTTGATAAGATTCAATGCTTTTTTGCGAGTGAGTTCAGATATCAGAGTTTGATCCTTGTCTTTGACGCCTTCCGTGTCGGTCATCAACACGAGTTTTTCCGCCTTCAGGGCGGACGCTATACTGGCCGCTACGAAATCCGCGTTGATGTTCAGGGTCTCCTGATTTTCCCCTTTGCCTATCGGGGCGATGACTGGAATAAATCCGCCCTTGTCGAGGGTATCGAGAATTTTCGGGTTGACCTGGATAATTTCTCCCACGAGGCCAAGGTCGATGATTTCTGGCCGGTCGGTCTCGGCAGATTTTTTAATCTTTCGATGACGCTTGGCGAGGATCAGGTCGCCGTCTTTTCCCGTGATGCCGACGGCCTGTCCTCCGTGGCGGTTGATGAGAGATACGATTTCTTTATTGACCTTACCCCCCAACACCATTTCCACCACATCGATGGTTTCCTTATTGGTGATTCTCTGCCCCTGAACGAATTCCGACTTGATTCCCAAAGCATCCAGCGTTTTGCCGATTTGCGGCCCACCGCCATGCACGACGATGGGATTGATGCCGACATATTTCATCAAAACAATATCGCGGGCAAAGTCCTCCTTCAAATCATCGGAGACCATTGCATTGCCGCCATATTTAACGACAATGGTTTTGCCGTAAAAAAATTTGATGAAGGGCAGAGCTTCAATCAGGATTTCAGCTTTTTGGATGCTTTTTTCCACGGGGGGTCCTTTTAGAGAATGAAGCGGCTCAGATCTTCGTTTTCGATAATGTCCTTGAGTTTGTCTTTCACATGCGACGCATCGATGGCAATGGTTTTATTCTGGAGGTCGGGAGCGTCGAAAGAAATATCCTCCAATAGCTTTTCCATGATGGTTTGCAGGCGCCGGGCGCCGATGTTTTCGGTTCGCTCATTGACGGTAGCGGACATGGCCGCGATTTCCTCAATAGCATCCTCCGAAAAGCTGATTTCGATGCCTTCCGTCTTCATAAGTGATACATATTGCTTGATCAGGGCATTGTCGGGCTCGGTGAGAATTCTGATGAAATCCGCCTTGTTGAGGGAGTCCAGCTCTACGCGGATCGGAAATCTTCCCTGAAACTCCGGGATCAGATCCGAAGGTTTTGCGGCGTGAAAAGCCCCAGCCGATATAAACAGGATGTGATCTGTTTTTACGATTCCGTATTTGGTGTTTACCGAGGAACCCTCGACAATGGGGAGCAGGTCCCGCTGTACGCCTTCTCGGGAAACATCTGCCCCGCCCTGAGCACCTTGGCGACCAATGATCTTGTCGATTTCATCGATGAAAATGATGCCGTTTTGCTGAGCCCGCTCCAATGCCTCTTCAGCCAGTTTTTCAGGGTCGATCAGTTTTTCAGCTTCCTCGCGTGCCAGCACCTTGAATGCTTCCGGGACTTTCAGTTTTTTTCTTTTAGTTTTTTGAGGAAACATAGACCCCAGCATATCCTTAATATTATTGCCCATTTCCTCCATGCCCTGACCGGATATCACATCGACCATGGGCGCGGATTTTTCCTGAATGTCAATTTCCACCATTCGGTCATCGAACCGGCCTTCTTTCAGATAACGGGCGAATTTTTCCCGGGTATTTCCGTGCGATTCATTTTCCCGGTCACGGCTGTTATCGTTCCCCTGGGAAAACGGGCTTCCCGGAGGGGGGGGCAACAATAGGTCGAGCAGACGCTCTTCGGCGTGTTCACGGGCTTTATTCTGAACCTCCTCTTCCTTTTCATCACGGACCATGGATCGGCTCAATTCCACAAGGTCCCGAACCATGGACTCAACGTCGCGTCCCACGTAACCCACTTCCGTGTATTTGGAAGCCTCTACTTTGATGAACGGGGATTTTGCAAGCCGGGCGAGGCGACGGGCGATTTCCGTTTTACCGACCCCGGTAGGGCCGATCATGAGTATATTTTTAGGTGCGACTTCGTCGCGCATTTCTTTTGATAATTTCAGACGTCGCCACCGGTTCCTGAGGGCGATGGCAACCGCACGTTTGGCCTTATTCTGGCCAACGATGAATTTATCCAGTTCCTTGACGACTTCTTTAGGAGTCAGGGAAGCCATGAATTCATCTGGAATTTTTTTATCAGGAACTTTCAGGGAAATACTTTCGTTCATAAAACTACAATTCCTCAATCGTTAAATTTGAATTGGTATAAATGCAAATGGACGATGCAATGCTCATGGCTTCTTCCACAATTTTTCGGGCGTCGAGGTCGGTATTGTCAACAAGGGCTTTGGCGGCGGCCAGGGCATACATGCCTCCAGACCCGATCGCTAGAATACCGTCGTCCGGCTCGATCACGTCTCCAGTACCGGAGACGAGAAATGATTTTTCCTTGTCCGCAACGATGAGCATGGCTTCCAGGCGGCGGAGCATTTTGTCCGTTCTCCAGTCTTTGGCCAGTTCTACAGCCGAGCGCGCCAGATTGCCCTGGAACTTTTCAAGTTTTTCTTCGAATCTCGCAAAAAGGGAAAAGGCGTCGGCGGTGGAACCCGCAAACCCACCAATGACTTTATCATGGTGCATTCTTCTCACCTTGTTGGCGCTGTGTTTCATTACCGTATTGCCGAGGGAGACTTGTCCGTCTCCACCCATGGCCACTTTGTTTTTTTGTCTGACACAAAGAATGGTTGTTGCGTGCATCATAGGAAATTATGTAAGGAATTTTGTCTAAAAAAATTAATAAATATCCGCTCCGTGAGCAGACCGCCTGCTGTCAGGAGTGCCGGACGGGATTTTTGCCCCGTGCACGGGGATGGGCTTTATCGTAAGCCTCCGCCAGACGGTCAATGGTGAGGTGCGTGTACTTTTGAGTTGTGGATAAACTCGAATGTCCCAGCATCTCCTGAATGGACCGCAAGTCCGCTCCTGCATCGAGCATATGGGTGGCGAAGGAGTGTCTCAGCGAATGAGGAGAGATTTTACCGGAAAAGTGGTTCTGTTTGATATATTTTTCTACAATTTTTCGAACTCCACGGACGGAGATCCCACCGCCCCGGAAATTCAAGAACAACTCTTCCGGCTTGGGACTCAGGTTGGCAGTTTTCTTCCCGCGAAATTCGATATAGGCCGCTAGAGCGTCTACCGCTTTTTGACCCATAGGGAGCAATCGTTCCTTTTTACCCTTTCCTCTTACCTTAACCATTCGTTGCGGCAAGTGCAAGTCATCCATGCGAATTCCGACCAGTTCGCTGATCCGAACCCCGGTGCTGTAAAATAATTCGAGAATCGCCCGGTCTCTGGAGTCCATAAATGTTTTTCCTTTGGGAATCTCCAACAGCCGGAATATTTCGTCTACTGAAAGATAGGAAGGTAATTTGTTCACCTTTTTTGGCGATGGGACCGTTTTAGCCGGATTGGTTTTCAGATGACCTTCCCGGCACAGGAACTGGAAAAAAGAGCTTAAAGTGGAAAGTTTTCGGGCCATGGTCGCCCCGGACGCCGAGTTTTCAAAAAGGAAACTCATGAATGAACGGATAGCCAACCGATCTATTTTAGTCGGGTGAAGGGTCGACTCCCCATGCCCAGACTCATGCAGAAACGCAACGAACTGACCCAAATCCGTGAGGTAACTGTTTACTGTATGCACCGAAGCATTTTTTTCCCCAAGGAGATAGGACTTGAAATCCTGAATGTACTTTTCCAATTGACAACCCCTTTATTTTCAATAGTATCAATCTATATTACCGTAAATTAGAAGTCAAGAGTGTGGCTTTTTGGGTTGGCAGGGGAAAAAATTCGCGGGCATGAATGAAGGGAACGAGAAAATTTTTTGCAAAGAAATTGAAATCCCTGCATCCTATAGTTCAAAAAGGTATTAGCAAGTAGTTAAAAAATAAAGGAATCTATTTGATGGGAGAAAACTCACTTCCCCCCGATAATTTTGAGGGGGAAATCAGGCAGGCACGCGAAAACTTTCGCGTCATCACTGAATTGAAGGAAAAACTGGATATTTTGACGGAACACGTAGACTCTCGCAAAGAAGCGCTGGAAGAAGAAATCGAGGAAAGTCTGCACGAAGCGATCCGAAATAGTCGGGACAGTCTGGAAAAAATTCAGGAAAATATCGATCCCAAGCTGGAGAAGGTCATTCGCGTCAAGCTGGAAGAAATCGACAAGAAAATGAATGTGTGGAAAGAGGAAAGTGTGTTGGCGGTTAAGGATGAAATTCAAAAAGAAGCGCCGGCATTAACCAAAAAAATCCTCTGGGAGCTGGATCAAATCATCGTTGAAAAGGTGAAACTGGTAAAAAATCAGGTGATGGCTTCTGTTACGGAAGAAGTAAAACGCGGAGTTCAGGCCGCACTTGAGGAGTTCAAGGAGGACTCGGATAAAAATATGCAACGCATGCGGCTGTTGAGTATTGGGTCTCTGATTTTGTCCGTTGTGGTTTTGGTGGGTTTCCTTATGTTTGCTTCGCAATGATTCTGCATGGATGCTGGGCGGTCTCAGGTAATCAGCCAGAACAGATAAAAAAATAAAATCCCCGAAAGGATCACCTGCCAGACAAACCCAAACCCCGGTCCTGTGAATAGTATCAAGACCGTGCATACGCAGAGAATGATGAAGGCCAGAATCAGTCGGGTGCGCTGTTTTAATATGGGGGGTGGTTTTTGGGGCTCTAACATGGCACAGCTCTTTAAAGGAACAGTTTTTTC
This genomic window contains:
- the grpE gene encoding nucleotide exchange factor GrpE — protein: MKDKETFPTDQDLDSEIQESEIAPSEINGEANDYEDVTESEKDPIEILNENLQKKEDEIAELKNEFLRYKAETENFKKRLRKEKEDFSQYANERLLKELTLINDNLERALSAPSPTVESLQQGVEMILKQFHSFLEKQNVEPIEALGKTFDPNLHEVMCQVESDEHEENTVTEVYSKGYQLNGRILHPSKVVIAKAPEKKSPESSD
- the hrcA gene encoding heat-inducible transcriptional repressor HrcA, producing MGNFQLDARRRSVLLEVVNDYIQNAEPVGSRSISKKHPEKLSAATIRNAMSDLEELGYLHQPHTSSGRIPTDQGYQFYVNHLLNPQNFLKEVDGQTDDYGTGSHNLQEVLETACEMLSKNSNQTGLVMLPPFSHTLFKQIEFIKVASDKALAVFYSDLGILQNKIIPLENETTQEQLTSISHYLNKEFSGKSIQAIRVELIYRLKNEREHYDQLTKKAVDLSSKLFAEDLEKNPLIVEGALNLLDHPEFRADLEKIKGLLKALEEKSKLVSLLDHCLKHDGMTILIGQEILGEEMEACSLIAQNYQKGDATLGALAIFGPKRMDYKKIISLVNQTAKTVSNLISQKDLEY
- a CDS encoding PAS domain S-box protein, encoding MIERSDFFYRSLQGDTVVSHPLAGEVDLPDIHGIWRKNWPTMFASTPIRNPAGEIVGVLSFRIRPEIAFTRMLEISRWGQTGETYAFNGDGLMLSDSRFIPQLKKAGLLPNQPENRAILQMQIRNPGGNMMEGFRPTLPRSQQPLTLMAASATQGETGVNVDGYTDYRGGLVVGAWTWLPDHFFGVTTEMDVDEAFSPLQTMNYWFVLIFGLFALSTFSAFLFHIRQVHTESDRQAALQKITESEIRFRAMMNNAGDAIITIDELGSIETFNPAAEKIFGYQVSEVLGRNIKFLMPEPYRSDHDGYLQRYLSTGQARILELNREVPGMRKNGSIFDLELSVREITVSGKIRFIGTVKDITERKTAETKLKTYAVELERSNIELQDFAAIASHDLQEPLRKIIIFGDRLETQISNQDPQGPETLKRMQKSAERMRRFIDDLLAFSKVAAKTKKLAPIDLNKLVPQVVEDLDLMIKKSQGKVFMGRLPIISGDNFQMRQLFQNLISNALKYHKTDVPPVIKIRCSSKTGGFYRISVEDNGIGFDEKYTHKIFKPFERLHTNDQYEGTGMGLAICQKIATQHGGEITVKSKPSQGTIFTISLPAPTSSPLKQKHELA
- a CDS encoding response regulator transcription factor; this encodes MLTTETKNIKVLLADEHPIACQGIQCVFEHTPDITIEEEVTNVPDLLKKVGETKFNMVLFDISMSGFGGLDVLKTIRSERPDLPVLIFSSLPEDQYALRCLKAGAAGFLPKTCSKKQLIETIRKVAEGRKYVSPALAEKLACDLDFDSEKPLHQSLSDREYQVFCMIASGKTVSEIATELSLSVPTISTYRGRILEKMKLSNNSQLAYYAIKSGLIN
- the argB gene encoding acetylglutamate kinase, which codes for MEKSIQKAEILIEALPFIKFFYGKTIVVKYGGNAMVSDDLKEDFARDIVLMKYVGINPIVVHGGGPQIGKTLDALGIKSEFVQGQRITNKETIDVVEMVLGGKVNKEIVSLINRHGGQAVGITGKDGDLILAKRHRKIKKSAETDRPEIIDLGLVGEIIQVNPKILDTLDKGGFIPVIAPIGKGENQETLNINADFVAASIASALKAEKLVLMTDTEGVKDKDQTLISELTRKKALNLIKTNVIRDGMLPKVNCCLEALQGGVTKTHIIDGRIKHSLLLELFTEKGVGTQIIEK
- the hslU gene encoding ATP-dependent protease ATPase subunit HslU, whose protein sequence is MASLTPKEVVKELDKFIVGQNKAKRAVAIALRNRWRRLKLSKEMRDEVAPKNILMIGPTGVGKTEIARRLARLAKSPFIKVEASKYTEVGYVGRDVESMVRDLVELSRSMVRDEKEEEVQNKAREHAEERLLDLLLPPPPGSPFSQGNDNSRDRENESHGNTREKFARYLKEGRFDDRMVEIDIQEKSAPMVDVISGQGMEEMGNNIKDMLGSMFPQKTKRKKLKVPEAFKVLAREEAEKLIDPEKLAEEALERAQQNGIIFIDEIDKIIGRQGAQGGADVSREGVQRDLLPIVEGSSVNTKYGIVKTDHILFISAGAFHAAKPSDLIPEFQGRFPIRVELDSLNKADFIRILTEPDNALIKQYVSLMKTEGIEISFSEDAIEEIAAMSATVNERTENIGARRLQTIMEKLLEDISFDAPDLQNKTIAIDASHVKDKLKDIIENEDLSRFIL
- the hslV gene encoding ATP-dependent protease subunit HslV: MHATTILCVRQKNKVAMGGDGQVSLGNTVMKHSANKVRRMHHDKVIGGFAGSTADAFSLFARFEEKLEKFQGNLARSAVELAKDWRTDKMLRRLEAMLIVADKEKSFLVSGTGDVIEPDDGILAIGSGGMYALAAAKALVDNTDLDARKIVEEAMSIASSICIYTNSNLTIEEL
- the xerC gene encoding tyrosine recombinase XerC; the encoded protein is MEKYIQDFKSYLLGEKNASVHTVNSYLTDLGQFVAFLHESGHGESTLHPTKIDRLAIRSFMSFLFENSASGATMARKLSTLSSFFQFLCREGHLKTNPAKTVPSPKKVNKLPSYLSVDEIFRLLEIPKGKTFMDSRDRAILELFYSTGVRISELVGIRMDDLHLPQRMVKVRGKGKKERLLPMGQKAVDALAAYIEFRGKKTANLSPKPEELFLNFRGGGISVRGVRKIVEKYIKQNHFSGKISPHSLRHSFATHMLDAGADLRSIQEMLGHSSLSTTQKYTHLTIDRLAEAYDKAHPRARGKNPVRHS